A stretch of Metabacillus sp. FJAT-52054 DNA encodes these proteins:
- a CDS encoding spore germination protein codes for MSSSSHINHDPSARTGSGNGPLSSGSPDETISYIKNSFFQADDLKIKRFIFNEKNTFILYIDSIADREIIQTNVLKPLLNKQKGKIEDIVTITVMHRTLELDSAIESMVEGHCLLFIEGETELFLLNVYKKEMDTGQEPNNEKVIRGSHQSFSENVLKNIHFIRERIKSPSLTVQFRSVGRTGHSKMAIVYVGKIVNPSLVKEVERRLSYLQVDSVQSPGYFEEFLEDYPFSPFPQFLSTERPDRAASNLMDGRIAILMEGSPTVLILPAHFFTFFQSSEDYNQRTLIGSFYRIVRMVSFLIALGLPAFYIALVSFNYEVIPVEIVFSIKSSLEYVPFQPVLEAMIMQLTLELLREAAIRLPNAISQTIGVVGGLVIGTAVVEAHFVSNTMIIVVAITAISSFVIPSNEMSNTIRILGFPIMLMSALFGFFGIVISFMLILIHLVKLKPFGCPYFYPLAPFDFKFFKDTVFRVPIWMMNERPRDTKPVYSWKESKSRGWRKNE; via the coding sequence ATGAGCTCAAGCTCTCATATCAATCATGATCCATCGGCTAGAACAGGCAGCGGGAACGGGCCGCTCTCTTCAGGAAGCCCGGACGAAACGATTTCATACATAAAGAATTCGTTCTTCCAGGCGGATGATCTGAAAATAAAGAGGTTTATTTTCAATGAAAAAAATACATTTATTCTCTATATAGATTCCATAGCAGACCGCGAGATCATTCAGACGAATGTTTTAAAACCTCTCTTGAATAAGCAAAAAGGAAAAATTGAAGACATTGTGACCATTACCGTCATGCATAGGACCTTGGAGCTTGATAGCGCTATTGAATCCATGGTGGAAGGACATTGTCTTTTATTTATAGAGGGAGAAACAGAGCTCTTTTTATTAAATGTATACAAAAAAGAGATGGATACCGGCCAGGAACCGAATAATGAGAAAGTAATCAGAGGATCACACCAAAGCTTTTCTGAAAATGTATTGAAAAACATTCATTTTATCCGCGAAAGAATTAAAAGTCCTTCCTTAACTGTTCAGTTTCGTTCAGTAGGAAGGACGGGCCATTCGAAAATGGCAATTGTCTATGTAGGGAAAATTGTGAATCCATCCCTCGTTAAAGAAGTGGAAAGAAGGCTCAGCTACCTTCAGGTAGATTCTGTTCAATCACCGGGTTATTTTGAGGAATTTCTCGAGGACTACCCATTTTCTCCGTTTCCTCAGTTTTTGAGCACGGAAAGGCCAGATCGGGCAGCGTCGAATTTAATGGATGGAAGGATCGCAATTTTGATGGAAGGAAGTCCGACTGTACTGATTCTGCCTGCCCACTTCTTTACATTTTTTCAGTCATCGGAGGATTATAACCAGCGGACGCTAATTGGATCCTTTTACAGAATTGTACGAATGGTCTCTTTTTTAATTGCATTGGGGCTGCCCGCCTTCTATATCGCCCTCGTTTCCTTTAACTATGAGGTAATCCCGGTGGAAATTGTTTTCTCCATTAAAAGCTCACTGGAATATGTTCCATTCCAGCCGGTTCTTGAAGCCATGATTATGCAGCTTACTCTTGAATTGCTTAGAGAAGCAGCGATTCGCCTTCCAAATGCCATTTCCCAGACCATTGGCGTCGTCGGAGGTTTAGTGATCGGAACGGCAGTAGTGGAAGCTCATTTTGTTTCCAACACCATGATTATTGTAGTCGCCATTACTGCCATCTCTTCCTTTGTCATTCCTTCCAATGAGATGAGCAATACAATCAGGATTTTAGGCTTTCCGATTATGCTGATGTCGGCCCTTTTTGGTTTCTTCGGAATTGTGATTTCTTTTATGCTTATATTGATTCATCTTGTGAAATTAAAGCCCTTTGGCTGTCCCTATTTTTATCCTCTGGCACCTTTTGACTTTAAGTTTTTTAAAGACACGGTCTTCCGTGTTCCAATCTGGATGATGAATGAAAGGCCGCGTGATACGAAGCCGGTTTATTCATGGAAGGAATCAAAGTCAAGAGGGTGGAGAAAAAATGAATAA
- a CDS encoding DUF2071 domain-containing protein — MKWIMKQTWRNLLFVHWPVDPAWLQERLPHSLTADVFEGQAWIGLVPFEMDDIRFRGFPSIPRLSNLLELNIRTYVTCSSNPGVYFFSLDASSLIGVKVARSFFHLPYYRAKMMAEKEGKRTQFTSERLHKGAPSAKLHIEYGPASSEVIMKPSALDLWLTERYCLFTEKRGHLFRGNLDHEPWKLQLGTCIIHTDTITVPFRRDESESLHILYAEELKTQFFPFVKLF, encoded by the coding sequence GTGAAATGGATCATGAAGCAAACGTGGCGGAATCTGCTGTTTGTGCATTGGCCGGTTGACCCTGCATGGCTGCAGGAAAGGCTTCCTCATTCATTAACAGCAGATGTATTTGAAGGCCAGGCTTGGATAGGACTCGTGCCGTTTGAAATGGATGACATCAGATTCAGGGGATTCCCCTCTATCCCTCGCCTGTCTAACCTGTTAGAGCTGAACATTCGGACGTATGTAACCTGCAGCAGCAACCCGGGGGTATATTTCTTCAGTCTTGACGCGAGCAGCCTGATTGGAGTTAAGGTGGCAAGGTCGTTCTTTCATCTGCCATATTACCGTGCAAAAATGATGGCGGAGAAGGAAGGAAAACGGACGCAATTCACCTCGGAAAGACTTCATAAGGGAGCTCCTTCTGCAAAGCTTCATATAGAATATGGACCTGCTTCATCTGAGGTGATCATGAAGCCATCCGCACTCGATCTTTGGCTGACGGAACGATATTGCCTCTTTACCGAAAAAAGAGGCCATCTATTCCGGGGAAATCTTGATCATGAGCCTTGGAAGCTTCAATTAGGAACGTGCATTATTCACACAGACACCATCACTGTTCCCTTCAGAAGAGATGAGAGCGAATCCTTACATATTTTATATGCCGAAGAGCTGAAAACTCAATTCTTTCCATTTGTTAAACTGTTCTAA
- a CDS encoding nucleoside transporter C-terminal domain-containing protein, whose protein sequence is MYFLINLLGIFVVIALVFACSPQKREVKWKSIGILLAAELLITWFMLGTEIGGKAISTFASFFTWLIACANEGISFVFPSVMANDTVDFFFSALLPIIVIVTFFDILSYFGILTWIIDKVGWVISKISGLPKLESFFSIQMMFLGNTEALAVIRQQLVVLKENRLLTFGIMSMSSISGSIIGAYLTMVPAEYVFSAIPLNCLNALLLASILNPAVVPKEEDIVYVPPKSEKKDFFSTISNSMMVGMNMVIVILAMVIGYVALTAVLNGILGFFVDGLTIQKIFSIIFSPFAFLLGLSAKDTMYVAQLMGIKMATNEFVAMLDLKNNLNTLSPHTVAVATTFLTSFANFSTVGMIYGTFSSVLGEEKSSMIGKNVWKLLVSGLAVSLLSAMIVGLYVW, encoded by the coding sequence ATGTATTTTTTAATTAACCTGCTGGGCATTTTCGTTGTGATCGCTCTTGTCTTTGCCTGTTCTCCTCAAAAGAGAGAGGTAAAATGGAAGTCGATTGGAATTTTGCTCGCGGCTGAACTGCTTATCACCTGGTTCATGCTTGGTACAGAAATAGGCGGTAAGGCAATCAGCACGTTTGCTTCATTTTTCACTTGGCTGATTGCATGCGCAAATGAAGGGATTTCGTTCGTCTTTCCTTCCGTCATGGCCAATGACACGGTAGATTTCTTTTTTAGTGCACTTCTTCCTATCATTGTAATTGTCACCTTTTTTGATATATTATCTTATTTTGGTATCTTGACTTGGATTATTGATAAAGTAGGGTGGGTAATCTCGAAAATTTCCGGGTTGCCGAAGCTTGAAAGTTTTTTTTCCATTCAAATGATGTTTCTTGGAAACACAGAAGCACTTGCGGTTATCCGTCAGCAGCTGGTCGTTCTAAAAGAAAACCGGCTTCTAACTTTTGGAATCATGAGTATGAGCAGCATAAGCGGATCGATCATCGGAGCCTATTTAACGATGGTTCCGGCTGAGTATGTGTTCAGTGCGATTCCGTTGAACTGCCTGAATGCACTCCTTCTTGCAAGTATTTTGAATCCTGCAGTTGTCCCTAAAGAGGAAGACATTGTGTACGTTCCCCCAAAAAGCGAAAAGAAGGATTTCTTTTCGACCATTTCCAACAGTATGATGGTTGGAATGAACATGGTGATTGTAATCCTCGCGATGGTTATCGGATATGTAGCCCTAACGGCTGTCTTGAATGGTATTCTTGGCTTTTTCGTAGACGGTCTGACCATTCAAAAAATCTTCTCCATCATTTTCAGTCCTTTTGCGTTCCTTCTTGGTTTGTCAGCAAAGGATACGATGTATGTGGCTCAGCTTATGGGAATTAAGATGGCGACAAATGAATTTGTGGCTATGCTTGATTTGAAAAACAATCTGAATACGCTAAGCCCGCATACGGTTGCCGTTGCGACGACGTTCCTGACCTCCTTTGCAAACTTCAGTACTGTAGGAATGATTTACGGCACATTCAGCTCCGTTTTAGGAGAGGAAAAATCCTCGATGATCGGGAAAAATGTCTGGAAGCTGCTTGTCAGCGGGTTGGCAGTTTCCCTGTTGAGTGCGATGATTGTAGGCTTATACGTCTGGTGA
- a CDS encoding fatty acid desaturase, translated as MSKQKQVMLKKDMAPFEKSSVKSSVRQLINTFPPFFLLWFAAYQCLSVSYWLSLALAIAASGFVIRIFIIFHDCCHQSFMKTRKGNDILGIISGVLTLFPYEKWKRAHSIHHATSSNLTKRGTGDIWVLTVDEYVSSSFWRKIGYQLYRNPLVMFGLGPIYLFLISNRFNRKGARKKERLNTYLINFLIAGSYALMCWWIGWQAFLLIQVPIVFVSGALGIWLFYVQHQFEDSYYENEEEWDYVKAAVDGSSYYKLPKVLQWVTGNIGFHHVHHLSPKVPNYNLEKAHQSTPPLHKATTITLLSSFKSLRFHLWDQKNRTFVRFKDIKHLLRKPNSEM; from the coding sequence ATGTCTAAACAAAAACAAGTAATGCTCAAAAAAGACATGGCCCCATTTGAAAAATCCAGTGTGAAATCAAGCGTAAGACAGCTTATTAATACATTTCCGCCATTTTTTCTCCTTTGGTTTGCAGCCTATCAATGTTTGTCCGTTTCCTATTGGCTGTCCCTTGCTCTCGCGATTGCAGCTTCAGGTTTTGTCATTCGAATCTTTATCATTTTCCATGACTGCTGCCATCAATCGTTTATGAAGACCCGCAAAGGCAATGACATTCTTGGGATTATAAGCGGTGTCCTCACGTTATTCCCTTATGAAAAATGGAAGAGAGCCCATTCCATTCACCATGCGACAAGCAGTAACTTAACAAAAAGAGGAACAGGCGATATTTGGGTATTAACGGTTGATGAATATGTTTCTTCGTCTTTTTGGAGAAAAATTGGTTATCAGCTATACCGCAATCCGCTTGTGATGTTCGGACTTGGCCCAATCTATCTTTTCCTTATTTCGAACCGCTTTAACCGTAAAGGAGCAAGGAAAAAAGAACGCCTCAATACGTACTTGATTAACTTTTTGATTGCCGGATCTTATGCGCTCATGTGCTGGTGGATTGGCTGGCAGGCGTTCCTGCTTATCCAGGTTCCGATTGTCTTTGTATCTGGTGCTCTTGGAATTTGGCTGTTTTATGTACAGCATCAATTTGAAGATTCCTATTATGAGAATGAAGAAGAATGGGATTATGTCAAAGCGGCTGTAGACGGCAGCTCTTATTACAAGCTCCCGAAGGTTCTTCAATGGGTAACAGGCAACATCGGCTTTCACCACGTTCACCATTTGAGCCCTAAGGTGCCAAACTACAACCTGGAAAAAGCGCATCAATCCACTCCGCCGCTCCACAAGGCGACAACGATTACGCTTCTTTCCAGCTTTAAATCCCTCCGTTTTCATCTGTGGGATCAGAAAAATAGAACGTTCGTCCGTTTTAAGGATATAAAACATCTTCTCCGTAAACCGAATTCAGAAATGTAA